Part of the Candidatus Binatus sp. genome is shown below.
GTCCGGCGGAATTTCCGGATCGTTCGCGGCGGACCGATCAAGCGCGACCGCGCAGCACCATCGCCCCATATTTGAGCGCGAGCCGGGCCGGCCGGTACGCATAGTAGAGGAAAAACAGCGCCGGCGGCAGCGGCAGGCTCGACGCGTCCGCCTCGGTCGGCAGCAGCGAAAATCCGAGCGCGCATCGGAGCTTCGCCGCGATACCGCTGGCCAACCTGAACTGCAGGCGAAACGCCGCGAGCGTTTCATCGCCATCGGGCACCTCGATCAGCACGTTTTCCTCGAGCCGCCGCGCAAACTGCTGATCGCGCATCGTTGCCTGCACAAATTCCGCAACGTTGGCCGGATATTCGACGCCAATCAGCCGATTGACCATCTGGAGTCCAAGCGCGAGTACCCGCTCACCGCCGGCCTG
Proteins encoded:
- a CDS encoding nucleotidyltransferase family protein, producing LANGYRLDSRMPPGEETAAYHWNSQLAMVRDTPRVNVDLHWQMLPSLFPCASYFDTVWNRLRIARFEDHEILALSDIDLLLYLCAHGARHGWKDLRLSADLGRLIHLRADLDWDQLIRSSRQAGGERVLALGLQMVNRLIGVEYPANVAEFVQATMRDQQFARRLEENVLIEVPDGDETLAAFRLQFRLASGIAAKLRCALGFSLLPTEADASSLPLPPALFFLYYAYRPARLALKYGAMVLRGRA